gcagtaaaatgcacacggtcataggtagccctaagaaggaccgttggggttcttgtagacaggattctacactaccactgtccctgcctcaccagcactgcccctatactctgtgtaATTGACTGcaaactgagaatgctatagctgtaatggcctgcacagcccgagatgaaaaaaaaaaaaaaaaattgtgcaaaactgctcccagcagccacaacagtaatgcacatggtcagatgtggccctaagaaggacctttggggttcttgaagacgctaacactatccctgaatgagcaacagcacctaccctaatctctgccagcatgtgcctgaggcgagccgcgggcgggaccgttTTAAATACTGGGCGGTCACTttatctcaccagccactcactgtagggggatgggatagggctggaacgtcacaagaggaagttgtaatgccttccctgcatgtctattggctaaaaaatggtgctaaacatgcaggcaaggaaatggaattgactcgagtagcgcgtggtgctcgtctagagtaacgagcatctcaagtaccctaagattcgaacgagcatcaagctcggacgagtatgctcgctcatctctagtgcagatggactggaggttcctagaggtgcaataGATAAGTGGGTCAaaggagatgctagggtgcctgatggagaaagagaggaggttgtgatctgagagtggaaggggggagttagtgaagtgagaggcagagcagagacagaggaagactaaatcaagagtgttaccatctctatgagtggggagTCCTATTAGTGATAAGACGAGGGACAAGGTAAgcattaaaagccgggaggcaaaTGAGGAGCTagggtcgttagtagggatgttgaaatcagaaaggatgagggttgggatttcacaggataggaagtgggaaAGCCAGGTGacgaagtggtctaggaacaggcaggTGGGACCTGGGAGttggtaaataactgcgacatgcAGGGGCAGTGGGTGGAAGAGTCACAGGGTGTGCACTTCGAAAGACTGGAacgtaagcgagggagctgagggaatgacctggaaggtacagttaggCGAGAGGATGATGTCTACTCCTCCACCGTGCCTGTTGTCCTATCTGGAcatgtgggagaactgcaggccattataGGACAATGAATCGGaccgctgtatccaggtttcagtCAGGGCGAGCAGGTTAAAGTGTTTGGTGGTAagaaggtcattaatagttgggagtttgttgtatgctgattgggagttccatagggcgcatttgaatgagGCAGGGGGGGaaggcattttggtagagagcagtaggGGGTGGCCAGGGTTGGGGGTTGTAATATGCTTTTATTTCCATTTGATTTAAGTCTGATATTTACGGTCCAAAAATCGGATAGAAATATCATTTGTATGaatcccctttaagggcttcttcaggcgGCCATATTTCTGTCCGTTTTTGCTCACATAAaatatatgcagagaataaaacccaagaAATCGGACCCGCTCTATCCGTGTattgtgcagcaaaggcccccatagaaatgTATCAGAGGTGCGCAAATACTGGAGCAGAAAGCAGGAACACGGGCAACACGCTGCGCAACTcagtgaaaaacagaacacatctgggccTCATTGGACTTAATAGtcctttaaatcagggtggggggctTTCATGCACCCATGGGAACGGGCCCTGCgggtgcagaaagtacagtattATGTGCTGATGGTGATGCACACAACCACTATTAGAGTGacttcacacgagcggatttccACCACATAaccagcagctattaggttctattgaaccttataGTGCAatactcacggtgcggaattccactgcggaattccgcaccgttaaatcacctgacctcacccgcggcatgctctgtttgccgtgggtgtacacgcggacggcttccattgcagtcaatggaagccatccgtcacgctatcttccgctgtaggaaagcggaagatagcgtgaaaccgctgccccgcccaccaccagccgcgtcatatgacgcagccgacgcatcatgtgacactgtgggcgtgtcatatgatgcggccagtgcgtcacatgacgctgcccGCGCGTTACGCACTCTGtcgcgcatgcgcgccgaagcctCACGCGGGACGTCGGGCGccggatccagaggtaagtatggggtctctgggggggcgccgtgacgggctccgcctcacaattctgcttgtggagcccgtcacggccgtgtgaagccggccttagggtttCTTCATGCTCGCACTTTGCCTCCCTTCAGTCTTTCCTTCTTTCGGTTCTATTTTGGGCCACAGAGATGGAAATAAAACAGAATGAAACGGTTCCAGCTTTATCCAATTTCAATGAGGTTTTCAAAAATGAAACGATTTCTTCGCTcccgttcctttttttttttacagaataaaAAGTGTTGTTTGCAACTCGATTTGTCCATTAAAAACTGAAGCCGTACAGAAGGCGGGTGAGCGGGTGCAGCGCCCTGTCTGCTGCTCATTATAGTGCACCCCACTCAAATGGAAACGTTTACCCTGGTTTACACGAGTCGGAATCCCACTGGAATTCTTtcagttttgccgcagcaaaaaaccatGAGACTTCTgccaggaaagcgcagcttcaaaacccgcggcactcatCAATCCCCTAGAGAGGAGCGCGgcgacaacagaaaaaaaaatagacatgctgcggcctgGGAATCCGCTTTGCCGCGACTGATTGGCCGTCCCCTGTGGACGAGCTTTTTGACaaaccgggattagcggccgcaggcagatttgccgcagtgaaattgcacacggaatttctgcggcaaatcctccctgtgtgaacccagccttaatgtccCATTTGTCACATTACAGAGATGTCGCCGGGTCGGACCCCTCCTGGTGATCAGCTGCTCCTCTACTGTCTGCAGGGAATCCCAGACTATAAAACACTCACATATATAGTTGTGACCAATCGTTTAGGACCGACGAAAAATGCAGTTATCCCCAAAGTTcactgcttcagtgtttttagctTTCTCTGGCTGCTCTTGTACACAACGTAGTCACCTCTGCAGCACTTGTACAGAACGTAGTCACCTCTGCTGCACTGTAGATGACACGTTCCCCTCTTGTGCACTCAGACACGGCACATTCCCCTCTCCAGCACTCGTACACAACACATTCCTCTCTGCTGCACTTGTACATAGCACACGCCTCTCTGCTGCACTAGGACACGGCACACTCCCCTCTGCTGCACTCGGACACGGCACACTCCCCTCTGCTGCACTCGGACACGACACACTCCCCTCTGCTGCACTCGGACACGGCACACTCCCCTCTGCTGCACTCGGACACGACACACTCCCCTCTGCTGCACTCGGACACGGCACACTCCCCTCTGCTGCACTCGGACACGGCACACCCCCGTCTGCTGCACTCGGACACAACACATTTCCCTCTGCTGTACTCGGACACAACACATTTCCCTCTGCTGTACTCGGACATGGCACAACCCCCTCTGCTGCACTCGGACACAACACATTCCCCCCTGCTGCACTCGTACACGGCACATGGCCCTCTGCTGCACTCGTACACGACACATTCCTCTCTGCTGCACTCGGACACGGCACACTCCCCTCTGCTGCACTCGTACATTAAGCCCAGCTTCATACAAATATATTGCCACATGTCGATAATACGGATCCGTGAAGTTGGCGTGTTACAGATAACAGCAGCCGCACACAATTTGGATTTCATCCTTATTCGCCTCCTTATTTTCTGCCATTAGTTTTATTTCCTGACCGGACAAATATGGATCCGTATTTACAATATAAAATAACGCCAATGACTGCGGCACAGCGGCGAATCAGACACAAGTAGCGCCTGCTGGGCTGGAGGAATGGAACCGTTACATTACTGCTTATTACAGTCGGTAAAACACGGAGCGAATGTGCAGTAATAATACTTGTCTGTAAGCGGCCGTATACTCCGTAACacagaatggagcagcagtcagtAATCAGCACAACAGCACCGACATGGCCGTGACacactccgccagcggaatatcacagcagAGTCCATCACGGCATCCcctaaagaccccatactcgctTCTCCAGATCCACTGTGTGCGTCCCGACTGGCGAGTGGGCGCCTGCGCATTGCTGTGTGTTACGCACTGAAAGTACGGGATGGCGCAGCCGCCATGGTCAcgtaatcacgcaatacttccgctgtgctacagcggaagtatagcatgatggccggcttccattgactataatggaagacAGTCGTGCGTATTCACacagcaattagaacatgccgctgtTTCTATCACATTGTGGAATTCCACGGTAGAATTCCGTAGTGTGAAAAATGAGCTATTACGTTCAACGGAACCTAATGGCTGCGGCATaacgctgcggatttctgctgcgtgaaATGTCTCTTCGCAGATAATATTAAcgctccttctcctttaagatTCGGAGGTCGGCGCAGTGACTCCGATTTAGGACGTCCCTGTAGGTGGATCCTCTTCTCTCTGCTGTAGGCGAGGCTTTCTGTTTATTCTCATGAGGAAGTAACTCTGGAAGATAAGAAATGTGAGAAAGTCAGAGTATGTAACCGTGTACAGTATGAGATGATCTCCGGGGGTCCAGTGCACGGTCTGTCACCGACATGTCCAGGGTGCTCCTCATCTGTATATAACCGTGTACAGTATGATCTCCGGCGGGTCCAGTGTGGGGTCTGTCACCGACGTGTCCTGGGGGCTCCTCATCAGTATGTAACCGTGTACAGTATGAGTTGATCTCTGGGGGTCCAGTGTGGGGTCTGTCACCGACGTGTCCTGGGGGCTCCTCATTAGTGTGTAACCATGTACAGTATGATCTCCAGGGGTCCAGTGTGGGGTCTGTCACCGACATGTCATGGGGACTCCTCATCTGTATGTAACCATGTACAGTATGAGATGATCTCCGGGGCTCCATtgtgggggtctgtcaccgaTGTGTCCTGGGGGCTCCTCATCTGTATGTAACCGTGTACAGTATTAGAGGATCTCCGGGGGTCCAGTGTGGGGTCTTTCACTGACGTGTCTTGGGGGCTCCTCATCTGTATGTAACCATGTACAGTATGATCTCCGGGGGTCCGTTGTGGGGTCTTTCATTGACGTGTCTTGGGGGCTCCTCATCTGTATGTAACCGTGTACAGTATGATCTCCGGGGGTCCACTGTGCGGTCTGTCACCGATGTGTCCTAGGGGCTCTTCATCTTTATTTAATGGTGTACAGTATGAGATGATCCCCGGGGGATCCAGTGTGGGGTCTGTCACCGACGTGTCCTGGGGGCTCCTTATGTGTATGTAACCGTATACATTATGAGATGATCTCAGGGGGTTCAGTGTGGGGTCTGTCACCGACGTGTCCTGGGGTCTCCTCATCTGTATGTAACTGTGTACAGTATGATCTCCGGGAGGTCCAGTGTGGGGTCTGTCACCGACATGTCCTGAAGGGCTCCTCATCAGCATGTAACAGTGTACAGTAAGAGATGATCTCCGTGGGGTCCAGTGTGGGGTCTGTCACCGACGTATCCAGGGGGCTCCTCATCCGTATGTAACAGTGTACAGTATGATCTCTGGGGGTCTAGTGCGGGGTCTGTCCCTGACATGTGCTGGGGCTCCTCATCTGTATGTACCGTGTACAGTATGATCTCCGGGGGTCCAGTGCAGGGTCTGTCACCAACGTGTCCTGGGGGCTCCTCATCTGTATGTAAGCATCTACAGTATGAGATGTTCTCCGGGGGTCCAGTGTGGGGTCTGTCACTGATGTGTTCTGGGGGCTCCTCATCTGTATGTGAGCGTGTACAGTATGATCTTCGTTGGTCCAGTGTAGGGTTTGTCACAGACGTGTCTGGGGGCTCCTCATCTATATGTAACCGTGTAGAGTATGACATGATCTCCAGGGGGTCCAGTGTGGGGTCTGTCACTGACGTGTGCTGGGGGCTCCTCATCTGTATGTAACCGTGTTAAGTATGAGATGATCTCGGGGGGTCCAGTGCGGGGTCTGTCACCAATGTGTCCTGGGGGCTCCTCATCTGTATGTAACCATGTACAGTATGAGATGATCTTTGGGGAGGTCCAGTGTGGGGTCTGTCACCGACGTGTCCTCGGGGTTCCTCATCTGTATGCAACCGTGTACAGTATGATCTCCAAGGCTCCAGTGCGGGGTCTCTTCACCAACGTGTCTTGGGGGCTTCTCATCTGTATGTAACCATGTAAAGTATGATCTCCGGTGCTCCAGTGTGGTGTCTGTCGCCGACGTGTCCTGGGGGCTCCTCATCTGTATGTAACTGTGTACAGTATGATCTCCGGGGGTCCAGTGTGGGGTCTGTCCACGAAATGTCCTGCGGGCTCCTCATCTGTATGTAACCGTGTACAGTAAGAGGTGATCTCCGGGGGGTCCAGTGTGGGGTCTGTCACCGACGTGTCCTGGGGGCTCCTCATCTGTATGTAACCGTGTACAGTATGATCTCTGGGGGTCCAGTGTGGGTTCTGTCACTGATGTGTGGTAGGAGCTCCTCATCTGTATGTAACAGTGTACAGTATGATCTCCGGGGGTCCACTGCAGGGTCTGTCACCGACGTGTCCTGGGGGCTCCTCTTCTGTATGTAAGCATCTACAGTATGAGATGATCTCCGGGAGTCCAGTGTGGGGTCTGTCACTGATGTGTGCTGGGGGCTCCTCATCTGTATGTAAGCGTGTACAGTATGATCTCCGGGGGTCCACTGCAGGGTCTGTCACCGACGTGTCCTGGGGGCTCCTCTTCTGTATGTAAGCATCTACAGTATGAGATGATCTCCGGGAGTCCAGTGTGGGGTCTGTCACTGATGTGTGCTGGGGGCTCCTCATCTGTATGTAACTGTGTACAGTATGATCTCCGGGAGTCCAGTACGGGGTCTGTCACCAACGTGTCCTGGGGACTCCTTGTCTGTATGTAACCGTGTACAGAATGAGATGATCTCCAAGGTACAGTGCAGGGTCTGTCACCGATATGTCCTCATCAATATGTAACTGTGTACAGTATGAGAAGATCTACTGGGAGTATTTCACCGACGTTTCCTGGGGGCTCCTCATCTGTGTGTAACAGTGTACAGTATTAAATGATCTCCGGGGGTCCTGTGTGGGGTCTGTCACTGACATGTCCTGTGGTCTCCTCATTTGTATGTGACATGATTTGCCATCACTTCTTCTTCAGAATCCGGATACAGAAGGTGGAGGAACAACATCTTATAGCCGGACCACCAGTCTGGATCTTACAGGTAAAGTGATAAGTCTTCTGGGGGTCTCGCATTCTGGGGTCTGCTGTGAAATCTGCATTCGGGGGTCGCTGAATAGATCAAACCTCTTTCTAGGAAATGCTACGTGATGAATGTGACCAATTCAGTAAGTAAGGTGTTATAGTCACAAAGGATTTGTAGAAGCAGCTCATGGGGTCGGTGTAGTCCTCcccttattattattatgaaaacATTATAAGAACTTGGAGACAATTTGTTACAAATTTGCTACAATTTGTTATTGTGGAGTCTTGTATAACATGCGGAGGCACCTCTAGCCCTTCCTCTGCTTGAGGTGAGTAGCACAAAGGCGCCCCCTACCTCAAAAAACTATTACTTCTCTGATGCCAAAGAAAAAGGTTTATACATATAGTGACAAGTTGGGGATTACTCGCCTCGAGCGCCGTCCACAAGGTCAGGAAGTGGCTCACCTTGCACACAAATATTCTCCAGCAACAGAAGATTTATTTAAATCTagctcctgccagtctttattcacagcATACAGGTAAATTATACATAGTCTAACATAGCttggggttcacaacccacaggctTCTGTCACTAATCCCTCCTGGGTGTCTGGATGGCGTCTTCTTCCTTTACCCTTCCTTCACCCTTTATAATTGCtactatgtctgtgtgtgtgtgtatatatatatatatatatatatatatatatatatatatatatatatatatatatatatatatatatatatatattataattataaaGGGTGACTCTGTATTAAACATGTTCCCTACCTGAGCGATTGAATCATGCATGTGAAAATTATCTCTAAactaaaaatacaattaaaatatattttctaATTTTCAATATTTAatattattgtaatcatttaATAGTAGAATAGTGAATAACATAAAAAAGCACCaaaacagctcagtacataaatgcagcgccAGAACCAGGATCAATAAGAGGATAAACTGTAAAGTCAAGTCAGCCCCTGTTATTTAATTCGACCTGAACAATGCTAATGTCTCGATTAGTGCAACTCGCTGTTGATTGGCGTCCCCTGCACCAgagtccccctccccccccaatacATCCTGAatctttgctttttcatatccaCAATATATAGACTTAACAGGGCCACACATTGTTTCCCCTAAATACTGCATAACAGTGCAACCAACAGCGCCCTCTCAAtgataaataatagagatgagcgagcccactcgtccgagcttgatgctcgttcgagcattagggtactcgagatgctcgttactcgagtcgaacaccacgcggtactcgagtcaattgcatttcccttccctacatgtttagcgacattttctagccaatagacatgcggggaaggcattaccacttcctgcagtgatgtgccagccctctcccccaccccccacccccaagagtattgagtggctggcgagatcaggtgaccaccgagtacttaaagtggtcccacccgcggcCCGTCTCATGCGCATGCTggtagaggttagggaaagtgctgctgctgatatagggaaagtgttagagtaggatcctgtcttcaagaacgccgacggtccttcttagggctacacttcatagtgtgcattactgttgtggctggctgggagcagtagtgcaccaatttattattattttttttttttaagcatctaggtcTTTGCAGGCCATCTCATGCTATACTGTTctgtgcagtgcattacgcagaggtctcatcgctaaacagtatgcaaatatttcctgggccactgcagatcatttcagctacAACGTTCTATATGTGCAGTGCATTTGGCAGAGGTCTCGTCGCTAAACAGTCCGCaaatttttcctgggccactgcagaacagcatttctgtGATTCTGttccatgtgtgcagtgcattaggcagaggtctcatcgctaaatagtacacaaatatttcctgggccactgcagaacagcatttcacagataccattctctgtgttgggtgaagtagccgcagttatcagcacaatccactggctgtatagctttctgcccctgtgcagagcgcctcacaatacccttttttgggtgtggtgaagtagccgcagttattggcactatccactggctttatagctttttgCTACTGTGcacagcatctcacaataccctttccttgggttcagtgaagtagccgcaggtagcagcactatccattggctttatagctttcttccactgtgcagagcgtctcacaataccctttctttgggtgcggtgaagtagccacagttagcagcaatatccactggctttatagttttctgccagtCAATACAGCCTAtctattatatacaagtctctgcgagcggtaaatgacccctaggtatcaacgcaagacagcggtttaatatTTTCCAGTCACAACATAGACCCTCCCATATCTACAAgtatctgtgtgtggtgaattagccctggTTCCCAgttctgtacagtggggtaatttatttggaacctgctctatccttaatccgaaatgatgaggagtaggggtaagggtcaaggacatgGAACGGGTATCAAAatgagggtgtggacacaggctaaggtcattggtggggtgaatcagagccggctgctgagggattaggagagagccaagtttctaggctccccaacttcatattacaatttgcgggtccacgtggtagacctgtATTAAAAGAAGAGCactgcaagcaggtcctgtcgtggatcgcagataacgcgtccagcaatgtaataataatataataataatctttatttgtatagcgccaacatattccgcagcgcaatGTGTCGAAcctccagtcttctacgcagtccactactcccggtcaagggactgcacctctgaatccgctggcagctcctccttcctcccagcttcctcactccatgaaactgacatattctgagcaggctcccaggaactgttctccggtccctgccctgagtgggaaaaaactgttcTCCTCTCACCTGAGGAATTTGTtatgaccaatgcccaacatttgaaaagttcccggagtccgggtgatgaggctggggacttccagcagcTGTCTCAAAaggtttttgtggatgaggatggtgagacacagttgtctgtcagtgaggtagtaataagggcagtaagtccaagggagaagcgtatagaggattcggaggaagagctgctggatgatgaggtgactgaccccacctgacttgctaagcttactgaagacagggcttcagagagcgaggcaagtgcagcaacaggacaggttggaagaggcaaaagtactggcgggcagggcccctATAtatccctgatggcacattgggtgaacttggtggtggctgggaccgagtcagagcctgggaccgctcacgtgctacccacacccagaatagcgtgtcctacctcggtgctggtatctgcagcatattatgccacctcctccaaagccccccctcctcctcctctgccacctccacctctcaattacgaagtgtgagcacatcaccagcagtcagtagcgcgcggcacgacagcacagcggtgggcaagtgtcagcaagctgtgctgaaactaatcacctTAGGTGACAAAAGTCACACGGCCCCGGAGCTGTTagagggtctgacagagcaaaccgacctctgactttcactgctgagcctccaactgggcatggtcatgtgtgacaacggccgtaacatggtggcggctctgcagcttggcagtctcatacgtgccatgcctggcctacacCTTCAatgtggtggttcagcggtttctgaaaaactatccccacttgtctgacctgctctgcaaggtgcgccgcgtttgtgcacatttccgcaagttcaccacggacgctgccacccttagGACACTGCAaagtcagtttcagctgccagagcaccgactgctgtgcgacgtgcccacgcactgaaattctacgctgcacatgttggccaggctgtacaaacAGTGttgagcaattgtggaataccagttgCAACCTGGGCGGCTGAGTAGcagtcagcctctgcagttctttacagaggagtgggcatggatggcagacatctgccaggtcctcagaaactttaaggagtctacccaaatggtgagcggagATGTGGCCataattagcgttaccatccggctgctttgcctgctgagaagtgcgctgcaaagcataaaggccgacgctttgtggttggaacaggagacaggggacgACAATATGCCACTTGAACCTCTCgctagacgcattctggccaacatggattactgggtgtacacaatgctaGACCCACATTATAAGCTGAaccattccactctcattcccgaagaggaaagtggtataagagtgatgcaataccacagggccttggtggaaaaagggatgctaaatttcccatctgacggtgctagcggcagaaggcgcagttctgagggccaactagcaggggaggcgtggggatcaggcagcatgtccagcgcaggcaggggaacactctccaaggcctttgccagttttatggctcccctgcaagactgtgtcaccactccccagtcaagacagagtcagagggagcactgtaaaaagatggtgagggagtacatagctgaccgtaccaccgtcctctgtcaggcctctgctccatacaattgttgggtgtcaaagctgggcatgtggcacaaacttgcactgtacgccctggaagtgctggcctgccctgccgctagcatcttgtcagtgAGGcggtttagtgcagctgggggggggggggtcatcacggataagcgtacccacctgtcaactgccagcgccgacatgtttacactcataaagatgaacaaagcctggatttccccagacttctcttccgcaccaatggaaagcagcggatcctctatcaccccaaaaaaggggagaagtagcttggtctatccctctcggttattactcctcctcctccgcctcctcaaacagcatgtcatcacgctgaacaaccaatttttctgtgggccaaaaggctctgttaaaaccaatgttttcggagggctgcctctaggctctgTTACAATATTAAGCAACAACGACCTGTatctttaaaatttttttatggatttcacctgccctcggggttaagcagtttttcaggggtacacttgtactcttggtacaccaattttttaggcaCTCGCCTATAATcttagccaactaatttttccgggcttcgcctatactcctggtaaacaaaatttttcaggtgttcccctatactcttagtacaccaatgtttgaggggtttgcctatacttttgctacagaaatgtttgaggggtttgcctttactcttgctacagaaatgtttccggtgTCTGCCCATAGTCTTGCTAATGAAAGGCTTGAgaggtttcgcctatactcttgctacagaaatgtttcaggggtccgcctatacacttgctactaaaaggtttgaggagttttgtctatactcatgctacagaaatgtttgaggggttcgcctatactcttgctacagaaaggtttcaagggttcacctatactcttgctgcaggaaggtttgaggggttcgcctatactcatgctacagaaatgtttctcggG
The nucleotide sequence above comes from Eleutherodactylus coqui strain aEleCoq1 chromosome 2, aEleCoq1.hap1, whole genome shotgun sequence. Encoded proteins:
- the LOC136610336 gene encoding keratin-associated protein 4-12-like, whose amino-acid sequence is MWQYICMKLGLMYECSRGECAVSECSREECVVYECSRGPCAVYECSRGECVVSECSRGGCAMSEYSRGKCVVSEYSRGKCVVSECSRRGCAVSECSRGECAVSECSRGECVVSECSRGECAVSECSRGECVVSECSRGECAVSECSRGECAVS